The Papaver somniferum cultivar HN1 chromosome 6, ASM357369v1, whole genome shotgun sequence genome segment TCAGTGTGAGAGGAAGaaagaacaaaagaaacaattccATAGCCTAAAAGTCTAACCTTATGTTTGTGTAAAGCTTGCTTGCACTCAGAAGATTATGCTCAATCATTGCTCGATCCAGAACAGTAAAGTTATCGGGCAAAAGAGCTTTCTGTTAAAACACATAAAGCAAGAACTGTTAAATAATTTAAACAAAAGTTCTTTTGGATATTAACTGCGTTAGAAGATGGGGCACGTCATCACTGCCCATACCCTCAGCATGGCCAAGACCATAGCCTGAGAACATTACCAAGGGCGTCAACCACCCCAGGGCCCCCAATGTGAAGGTTGATACATTGATCTGTTCGGGCGAACATCAAGTAATGAAGCGAATTAAGAAAAAGAGTAAACAGCTTGAGGGAAAACAAATTAACCTGATGCTCTTTTAGGTCTTCAGCAAATGAATCAATTTCAGGTTTTCTCAAGATTCTCTCCAGATAAACCTGGCATGGGAAAGAAGAATAAGGGTATTAGTACAGTAGTAGTTGTAATGTAGTGTTACAGAGAGCACAAAATAATAGGATTTACACTTTGAAAGGAGATCACAAGTCAAAAAGTTTTAATGATGTACCTTTTCCAATATTGGATAAATCTTCAACTTTGAGCAGCGTTCATCCTGGTAAGGAGAACCCAAATAATCAGCATAAGTTGGCAAAATTGGCACTATCAACAAAATCAGAGATTTAGATCCAGATGAGTCCGGTTACCTTATAAAAATTGGCAAGAACTCGAGAACGTTGGGGGCCAGCAGGAGCCAGAATTGTACATGTCACAGCAGCTGTTAGAGCTTGCTCCAGAGCTTCCTCATCAATCCACCTAATTATCGAAGTTGCCAAGTTATTTTCTACTTCTCTAAAAACTAACACTTGTTCTCAAAAGAAGAATTGCATATTTGCATGATAACACCAAAGTCTAGCAAACTGTATTCGTCATGCTAGTGGTCCACAAGACGGTATTTATTACAAGTCTTTCCAGACATTGGTTGGTCATGACTGAAAGTCAAAATAGATTACTGGAAAATCTCAAAATCATGACATGCACATTTCTAACATGCAAACCTGTAAATAACTTAGTTCCAGAGTTCAAGACTTCAAGTTATCTTTTAAGTCATAAATTACTGGACTACTGTGATTTTGATTGGAGACTTCATTGTAGTTATGAGAGTTTGCTAATCTTATTCTTCAACATTGAAACTATAGTTTGTTTTCTTTCCAACTaagaaaaaaaagggtttttGACTGCATACTCATCTCCGATTTGTCGCTTCTCTATTTGGGAAATTTCGTAATATTTTAACGCAGCATCCAAGAACTTCCATTGCATGATAACACCAAAGTCTATCAAACTGTTTTCGTCATGCTAGTGGTCCACAAGACGGTATTTATTACAAGTCTTTCCAGACATTGGTTGGTCATGACTGAAAGTCAAAATAGATTACTGGAAAATCTCAAAATCATGACATGCACATTTCTAACATGCAAACCTGTAAATAACTTAGTTCCAGAGTTCAAGACTTCAAGTTATCTGTTAAGTCATAAATTACTGAACTACTGTGATTTTGATTGGAGACTTCATTGTAGTTGTGAGAGTTTGCTAATCTTATTCTTCAACATTGAAACTATAGTTTGTTTTCTTTCCAACTAAGAAAAAAAAGGGTATTTGACTACATACTCATCTCCGATTTGTCGCTTCTCTATTTGGGAAATTTCGTAATATTTTAACGCAGCATCCAAGAACTTCCTTTTCATATCCAATATTCTTGCAGCACAAACCTAACACCATAAAATTTATAAATGAATAAAGTATATACAAGTTACTTCTCCAACTGCTATCAGCAGTTTCACAAAAACTATGGACTATCTTTTTTTGAAACAATAaagaaaatgtttattattaCCTTATACTGTAAGACAAGAACTTCTTGTTTACTGTTGTTAACCAGGAAAGAAGCTTTATTAGTAAACGTTTCTGCATTTACTGCATCATCATCCTGCCAAACAAAGACAAGACAAAGGTGTCACATAACTGAAATGTGATTCATGTCAATAAGGAATATATAGGTCTAATTTATTTTCAGAGTTCAACACATCTGCATCTTCGCCGTGATACTATCCATTaaacagcaaaaaaaaacaacCGGATGCACATTtaatcaaatgaccgtctcatatAAACCTACACCAAAATCAACCCAAAACTAGCTGGCTTCTTGTAACTAACTACATTGCCAAAGATCAAGAAGACGCTGCCTATAAGGTTCCTTTAGGTGAAACACATGTAAAGGTGGAAGCAGAAATAACATATTCACAGGCTAAATCTCTGCACCTCAACTTGGGAACATATTCTCCATAAAAAAGTAGTATTGCCATATAAACAAGTTGCGGAAGTACCTCAAGGTATAGGCTAGCAATTTTGACACACTTGGACAGCTTGTAAGATTCATCAAGCAATCTGAAAAGTTACTTGAGGTTAGATCAACGAATTCCACTCGAAAAAAAAAATACCTACCACAGTAAACAAAACCAACACCTCTAAATACACAAACCTGATACTCGAGTCCAAGTCAATTCCACTAAGCATACGTGCTGCCTTTGACCATTCCTGCTCAGCTTCATACAACTCAGCAAGCTTCTCTCTAATAAtcaacacctacaaacacacacaTGACACACTTTTTAAGACAAAAAGTAGTGTAGCAATGCCACAGAGTTTACCTCCTTATTAATAAGAACCTCATATAGTTAAGACGATGATATGTGAAGCCGGTTCAATAGTGCTAGCAAAATCAACAAAACCTAATTTGGGGATAATAAGAACAAAGGGTACAACCAGAATACCTGTTCTTCAAAAGAGACAGAACGAGATTGAATCTGAGTAAGAAAATTAAGAGCAATCTCTTTTTGAGCTTCAGGTTCAAACCGCCCCAAATCTTGAGCGAACGTTTGTAATAACTGCCTCGATACCACTAATGGAACAGCATCCGACACCACTGTTAACAAACAACAAGtaaaataaattaataagttaagaaacacaaaaacaagaaaaatcccGATGTGAGTTATTGAATGAAAGAGAGATTGTGAATACTGAACTGTGATCAATGAACTTGTTAGCTTGTACAACATCATTAGATGATAGAACTGTTGATAGAATTTGCTTATACTGTTCAATCTTTTGTCTCTGATCAGTTATCTCTGAAGCACTAGATAGAACACCATCCATGACTGATAATTCTCCAAAATCAAGCCCTTCCGTAAACCCTAGCTTTTGTTTTCTGTCcgaggaggaagaaaaagaaaggaaaaaaaactcTTTGTTAAGTCAAAAAAAgaggaaccataatattgggcataccaaaaactttataAGCATATAAAGTCATTTTCTTAACCAGGGTgtattgataaggggtgtctaatggaTATGCAATGACCTATATACgcttaaacacttcgaaaatattgatttataggctttaggttcggctgactcgtgttgatgagttattttgatcataacttcttcgtccaatgtcggaatgacctcattctttttgcgttatcttcgtattttcattctcttgaagatgaagataaaatctacttgattttagtgggttaaaatctacgattttcattatataagctgaaccactaacattttttattcctgaactctcaggaaaaggttcggcttacatctatgagccgaaccaacccattgatgaacagttcggcttacatctatgagccgaacctcacataatttttcttccagatcacacaggactaggttcggctcattatgatatttttaaacaagccgaactagttggttcggctcataaaaATAAtactttcagcttgccgaactgttcattagttgtcaatatccaggtttcagatcaaggttcggcgcataatttaggtgagttgtgagccgaacctaggttcggcgcataatatagttgcgttgtgagccgaacctaagttcggcgcataatgttgttgttttttaagccgaatggttcttcaaattttcagcctgaaagtgtatatgaacagttcggctgatacgattttcattatataagccgaaccattaacattttttattccagaactctcaggaataggttcggatttctaggaaaattttatacaagccgaactagtgtctagcaaatgttcggcgcatacctaaacagtttcagctagccgaactgttcataaagggatcggttcggctcataaatgtaagtcgaaccttttcatcctccaataatcattggtgtagttgatgtgcattttcctatttttgttagatgatatatgaccctcctcatcctccattgaatcaagaattagaattttttcactttctccttctctttctctccttcttaaccaaaccaaaactttgattttttttcctcaaatttttcatctaaacaactcttataattctgaaaattattttaatcactaaacaaaatatttaatcactaatcaagattattaacactaatacgtaaagggcagatttgccattaaaaaatatttgggttaaggggttatctgattttgctatttcataactttttttgttttcattcagtatgccttggaagattttggtatgcccaatattatggttcaaaAAGAGGGTCTCTTGCTGGAAGTATAATAATGAACGATCCTTTTGGGCTTTCTCAGTTTACTTTGGGCCTGTTATTCTAATCTCAGGCCTGTTTAAAGAAGGCTATACATAAATACGCGTATTTTATGCTTATATTTCGGAGATATATAGACCCGGGATTAAAATTCTCAATCCCTAAAATTCAGTTTGTTTTTGAGTGGGAGAAGAGGGAATTTGAGAAATGGCGGAAATTGAGAGAATGCAGGAAGGAAATAGTGAAGGAGGATAcaatggtgatgatggtggttgtAATCAGAATGATGATTCTCGTTCAACAAGAAGTAGAGAAAGAGATAGAGACAGTGAAAGAGGGAGGGATGGGGAAAGGGAGAGAGACCACCGTGGGCATCATCATGAACGTTCTTATCATAGGGATCACTATAGAGGTCGGAGTGATAGAAGAGACCGTGGAAGAGATAGAtatgggggtgattatcatcaTCGGAGTAGTAGAGACCATGACAGGTGACATTATAACACACACTTCCCTTATTTATTGTTACTGTTTTACTTAGGTTTTAGCCTTTTAGGTCTTGCAATGATCATTAAAATGTGAATTATCTGTTTATTGACAGACGTGGAGATTATGATAGAGATAGAGATAGAGAAGGAAGACATAGGTATAGGTCTCGATCTCGTTCAAGGGATAGATATGACAATACATCGCCATCTCGATCTCCATCACGTTCCGAAAGGTTAGTTTTATGCTGATTGTTTGTAATTTGTTAGTTTTTTTTcggttctgatataagattttgAGTTGAGTTTTTGTTATTTATGGCCTATGTGATTTTAGTAAACGAAGGAGCGGCTTTGACATGAGAACTCCTTCAGTAGATGGTGTTGCTCCAGGTACATTTTCTTACACTTATTTTGTCAGGTCTAGACGCTGTTcatatgtttcttttttcttttttattagctTGAAAAACGAACATTTAAGGCTTAATCATTGAATATGTGTgccatttattattttatttaattggtcaatttaTTCCGAGACTGAGAGCCattttttttggttgttttcttgtttttggtGGTTGTTTCCTTGTTTTTGTGTCTATTTGTTGTTGTAAGAAGGCAATGTTGGGCTACTTGTCCCACTGTGCTGCCAATGGGTGTGTGCTGTGACTACTGTAGCTTTTTATGCACAACAAGGAATTGGTGCACTGGTCTGATGGATCTTGTTCGTCTTCAACTGGCAACTGTTGCCTTTTTTTGGTAGTCTTGTACTTACAAATGATGCATCCTTTTCTTCTCTTTAAACCTTACTATGAGAGGGTACGACATGGTTACAAATCAATGAGGAAAATTACGCTGAGGTTCTTGCGTCGCGTAATCCAACAGTATAACCGGAATCTAAGAATATAGGGTAATGGCATGATCTATGAGTTTCCATACATCAATTTAACTTAATTAGCTACTGCAGGTGGGCCTCCTCCAAGTATTCCTAACTCGTTTCCAAACATGATGCCCCCACCGCCTGGAATGGTATGTCGTTCATAAGTTTTTTCTTGCATAGCAAAGGTTTGGATTCATTAAAATTTGGTTGCGCGAATGGAATTTTGTGTTCAATTACAGCTTGAAACCCTCCACATGATGCCAACTCAGGCTATGATAGAACAGGTTTGTTTGGTTTAGAATGTCTTAAGAGCCCAAATTGTTGCTTAGCttcgaagatttttttttttttttttttagtttctgaCCTTTGCATTTTTGGTTCGTTTTAGGATACACGACATGCTAGGAAGGTCTATGTTGGTGGCCTTTCTTCCATGGCTAATGAGCAGGTTATCATTTGTTGCTTCCTATAATATCGTTGTTTTAGCATTAACATTCAGTTTTTTTATTCGCACAAAGTTTTTCCCAGAGTTGTCTTTGTATAATAATATTTTCAAGTTATTAACTTCattcaaatacaaaaaaaatataaatcggGACTTCTTTACTTTC includes the following:
- the LOC113289265 gene encoding COP9 signalosome complex subunit 4-like, translating into MDGVLSSASEITDQRQKIEQYKQILSTVLSSNDVVQANKFIDHMVSDAVPLVVSRQLLQTFAQDLGRFEPEAQKEIALNFLTQIQSRSVSFEEQVLIIREKLAELYEAEQEWSKAARMLSGIDLDSSIRLLDESYKLSKCVKIASLYLEDDDAVNAETFTNKASFLVNNSKQEVLVLQYKVCAARILDMKRKFLDAALKYYEISQIEKRQIGDEWIDEEALEQALTAAVTCTILAPAGPQRSRVLANFYKDERCSKLKIYPILEKVYLERILRKPEIDSFAEDLKEHQKALLPDNFTVLDRAMIEHNLLSASKLYTNISFEELGALLGIAPPKAEKIASKMIYEDRMKGSIDQVEAFIHFDDDKEELQQWDQHIVGLCQSLNDVLDTMSKKGLAIPV